From Candoia aspera isolate rCanAsp1 chromosome 4, rCanAsp1.hap2, whole genome shotgun sequence, a single genomic window includes:
- the LOC134497340 gene encoding olfactory receptor 14C36-like, with the protein MDNETTVPYFLLLEFSKDRHLQLLHFYLFFILYLATATANLLIISVVAFDHQLHRPMYFFLVNLAVQDLGIVSVILPKSMINSLMGSRNISYFGCVAQVFLFISFEASDFSLLTVMAYDRYVAICNPLHYEMVMNWKACTKIVILVGVTGLLYGMLHTTGTFSIPFCSNVVNQFFCEIPQLLKLPCSGFNLLEAGVLVASFTGGLGCFMLIVGSYVMIFKAVLRIPSVKGRQKAFSTCLPHFIIFSMFLVTSCLAYLRPPSNTPTYLDVAFTVLYSLLPPLINPIIYSMRNKNIKLVLSKMWRF; encoded by the coding sequence ATGGATAATGAAACCACAGTTCCTTACTTCCTGCTCCTGGAATTCTCAAAAGATCGGCATCTGCAGCTTCTACACTTCTACTTATTCTTCATATTATACCTGGCAACTGCTACAGCAAATCTTCTCATCATCTCTGTAGTAGCTTTTGACCATCAACTGCATAGGCCCATGTACTTCTTTCTAGTGAATTTGGCTGTGCAGGACCTGGGCATTGTTTCAGTCATTCTCCCCAAATCCATGATTAATTCCCTCATGGGCAGCAGAAACATCTCTTATTTTGGTTGTGTTGCTCAAGTCTTTCTCTTTATCTCCTTcgaagcttctgatttctcccTCCTGACAGTCATGGCCTATGATcgatatgttgccatttgcaatccactgcaCTATGAGATGGTGATGAATTGGAAAGCCTGCACCAAAATTGTGATTCTGGTGGGGGTTACAGGTCTTCTCTATGGAATGTTGCATACCACCGGAACCTTTTCCATCCCTTTCTGTTCTAATGTTGTCAACCAGTTTTTCTGTGAAATCCCACAATTACTAAAGCTGCCTTGCTCTGGCTTCAATCTACTTGAAGCTGGCGTTCTTGTAGCCAGTTTCACTGGAGGATTAGGTTGTTTTATGTTGATCGTTGGGTCTTACGTCATGATCTTCAAGGCAGTGTTGAGAATCCCTTCAgtgaaaggaaggcagaaggcctTTTCTACCTGTCTTCCCCACTTTATAATCTTTTCCATGTTTTTGGTAACTTCATGCCTGGCCTACCTGAGACCTCCCTCTAACACCCCAACTTACTTAGATGTAGCATTCACCGTCCTTTATTCCTTACTTCCACCCCTGATCAATCCAATCATCTATAGCATGAGAAATAAGAATATTAAACTTGTCCTGTCTAAAATGTGGCGGTTCTGA